A section of the Paenibacillus odorifer genome encodes:
- a CDS encoding DnaB-like helicase C-terminal domain-containing protein, giving the protein MSKLMDENRAKVTLIAASAGFGKTTLAAEWARTHSDEVAWLSLELADNHLVRFWLSLHTAIERIFQPYANR; this is encoded by the coding sequence ATGTCCAAACTCATGGATGAAAACCGTGCTAAAGTAACGCTTATTGCCGCCTCAGCTGGATTTGGAAAAACGACACTTGCGGCTGAATGGGCTCGCACTCATTCCGATGAGGTTGCATGGTTGTCACTGGAACTTGCAGATAACCATCTTGTACGGTTCTGGTTAAGTTTGCATACCGCAATTGAGAGAATCTTTCAGCCCTATGCTAATCGTTGA
- a CDS encoding GNAT family N-acetyltransferase codes for MQLMAWSEYEISYDLNNDYSIRMADSEEWGLYCSIYYNMQYNGFFKEEGFNSAQRNAFWIYRGESKIGGVRMSPNRIYHLFVIPPFNDTFVVLKLLKKLLIYWSDSTKPIKTFEVLPDQVQLFARAGFWPDEFRCRWMHRPTDHFEVEWNEELRIESPQIEDNGMGAKRFILEEQIAECNYASFDGSLEATRRKKFSYEDFIPSEEPNYTNEVLLTASTLVYDKKSGQLIANCLLGLQDDYAAVYSIGVIPAYRGKGIATRMLKRGLNLLKDKYPILRLYVMEGNDAESVYLNLGFVPGVQEIQSMYIPMHD; via the coding sequence ATGCAATTAATGGCATGGTCTGAATACGAGATTTCATATGACTTAAATAATGATTATTCTATTCGTATGGCAGACTCGGAAGAATGGGGACTGTACTGTTCCATTTATTATAATATGCAATATAATGGTTTTTTTAAAGAAGAAGGGTTCAATTCTGCCCAAAGAAACGCTTTTTGGATCTATAGAGGGGAGTCAAAAATAGGTGGAGTAAGGATGTCGCCTAATCGGATATATCATTTATTTGTTATTCCACCTTTTAACGATACATTTGTGGTGCTGAAGCTATTAAAAAAGCTTTTGATTTATTGGTCAGATAGCACAAAACCTATAAAAACCTTCGAGGTTCTGCCAGACCAGGTTCAATTATTTGCGCGGGCAGGGTTTTGGCCTGATGAGTTCAGATGCCGTTGGATGCACCGTCCTACAGATCATTTTGAGGTCGAATGGAACGAAGAGTTAAGGATTGAAAGTCCTCAGATCGAAGATAATGGTATGGGCGCTAAACGATTTATTCTTGAAGAGCAGATCGCCGAATGTAACTATGCGAGCTTTGATGGAAGTCTTGAGGCAACAAGAAGAAAGAAATTCTCTTATGAAGATTTTATCCCAAGTGAAGAACCTAATTATACAAATGAAGTATTACTTACAGCGTCCACGCTTGTGTATGATAAGAAATCGGGACAGCTAATTGCGAATTGTCTCTTGGGTTTACAAGATGATTACGCAGCAGTTTACAGTATTGGTGTAATACCTGCTTACAGAGGAAAAGGGATTGCTACACGGATGTTGAAAAGAGGACTTAATCTCCTGAAAGATAAGTATCCGATCCTAAGGTTATATGTCATGGAAGGTAATGACGCGGAGTCTGTTTATTTAAATCTAGGATTTGTCCCTGGAGTACAAGAGATACAGAGTATGTATATTCCTATGCACGATTAA
- a CDS encoding GNAT family N-acetyltransferase, which yields MNEYQLISDYKHIDKYKLSFNSLAQSIFGIDFKPWYEQGGWNDKYICYSFIDEDHVIANASINKMTILINKKEYNAIQIGTVMTHPDYRMQGLSRKLIDHIIAKYEHEYDFLYLFANERALDFYPKFGFERMQESSFSLKVAHLSNQPTTTYSVRPLSIGNPVDFSMIKNFAVKRTPVSSALSVINNEHQLLFYFILPFHDSFYYIEEADVIVIFKHEDHQLHIFDIISTTSFDINTVLKSIISPETEVIHFYFTPDYPIDQVKAELIFQSEDTLFIRPLLKELPQHFMFPITSHA from the coding sequence ATGAATGAATATCAATTGATTAGCGATTATAAACACATCGATAAATATAAGCTTAGCTTCAATTCTTTAGCCCAATCAATCTTTGGTATTGATTTTAAACCTTGGTATGAACAAGGGGGCTGGAATGACAAATATATTTGTTATTCCTTTATCGATGAAGATCACGTCATTGCGAATGCATCTATTAATAAAATGACTATTCTCATCAACAAAAAAGAATACAACGCCATCCAAATTGGGACGGTGATGACACATCCTGATTATCGTATGCAAGGTTTATCCAGAAAATTAATAGACCACATTATCGCTAAGTACGAACATGAATACGACTTCCTCTACTTATTTGCTAATGAGCGCGCTTTGGATTTTTATCCTAAATTCGGGTTTGAACGCATGCAAGAAAGCAGCTTTTCACTTAAAGTTGCTCATCTTAGCAATCAGCCAACTACAACCTACTCTGTGCGGCCTTTATCTATAGGTAACCCCGTTGATTTTAGCATGATCAAAAATTTCGCAGTCAAAAGAACACCGGTATCCTCCGCGCTAAGTGTGATAAATAATGAACATCAGCTGCTGTTTTATTTTATTCTTCCTTTTCATGATTCCTTTTATTATATTGAAGAGGCTGACGTTATTGTGATCTTTAAACATGAGGATCATCAGCTTCATATTTTTGATATTATCAGTACAACAAGTTTTGATATCAACACAGTATTGAAAAGCATTATTTCTCCGGAAACTGAGGTTATACATTTTTATTTCACACCAGATTATCCAATCGATCAAGTTAAGGCAGAATTAATTTTCCAAAGTGAAGATACCTTATTTATACGTCCGCTATTAAAAGAACTCCCTCAACATTTCATGTTTCCTATTACCTCTCATGCCTAG
- a CDS encoding GNAT family N-acetyltransferase, which produces MREVDYTHYFWQDEKIRLRSVQEEDWEGHYINRFDTPARRLLECTVELPPTIAESQKFVDTFAEFSSQRLMFTIENLNGEYVGGVNLNSIDEKNGTFSIGVQVDRDHRGKGYGTRAINILLKYAFLELRLNKFNECALEGNEPSAAMLRKVGCVQEGVRRKVIYTNGQYLDLLLFGLTKDEFMEKNAMK; this is translated from the coding sequence ATGAGAGAGGTAGATTACACTCATTATTTTTGGCAGGATGAGAAAATAAGACTAAGATCCGTTCAGGAAGAGGATTGGGAAGGTCATTACATCAACCGTTTCGATACACCAGCGCGGCGACTTTTAGAGTGTACTGTTGAACTACCACCTACCATAGCTGAATCCCAAAAATTTGTAGATACATTTGCAGAATTCTCATCACAGCGGCTGATGTTTACGATCGAGAATCTAAATGGCGAATATGTGGGTGGAGTAAATCTTAATAGCATAGACGAGAAAAATGGTACGTTCAGTATAGGCGTGCAAGTGGATAGAGATCATCGAGGTAAGGGGTATGGGACAAGAGCTATCAACATCCTGTTGAAGTATGCTTTTTTGGAGCTAAGACTCAACAAGTTTAACGAATGTGCGCTCGAAGGTAACGAACCCTCAGCAGCTATGCTCAGAAAAGTGGGCTGTGTCCAAGAAGGCGTGCGCCGGAAAGTAATTTATACAAATGGACAGTATTTAGACTTACTGTTGTTTGGATTGACGAAGGATGAATTTATGGAGAAAAACGCTATGAAATAG
- a CDS encoding helix-turn-helix transcriptional regulator — protein sequence MAFMIAQRAFIKVYLITMVEQHRGYGYQMLEDLRRDFKAHGYSPPQSEIYRALHELVQQGILYRTKQLKGNDPKVDFQEIVLYHFTSDGEEKAKLYKKQVKTDLDRCLGILNKAVVDNY from the coding sequence ATGGCGTTTATGATTGCTCAACGAGCGTTTATCAAGGTGTATCTTATAACAATGGTAGAACAACACCGCGGTTACGGATATCAAATGCTGGAGGATTTACGTCGGGATTTCAAAGCCCATGGTTATTCCCCTCCACAGAGTGAAATCTATCGCGCCCTGCATGAGCTGGTGCAGCAAGGGATTTTATATCGTACCAAGCAGCTGAAAGGCAATGACCCTAAAGTGGATTTTCAAGAAATCGTACTTTACCATTTCACTTCAGATGGAGAAGAGAAGGCAAAGTTATATAAAAAGCAGGTAAAGACAGATCTTGACCGCTGCTTAGGCATTTTGAATAAAGCTGTTGTGGACAACTATTAG
- a CDS encoding DivIVA domain-containing protein: MDEHMKRRLDKQRKLFSQLGITLDALTIHEKEFSMKLRGYDAEEVDTFLDSVIKDYERFYATIADLMDKWQEQQLEMRELKAETKTEVIQVPVSRGIDPKELEEVILRLETNVRQLKDKLPRVEEFL; the protein is encoded by the coding sequence ATGGATGAACATATGAAACGTCGGTTAGACAAACAGCGGAAGCTGTTCAGTCAACTCGGCATCACATTAGACGCTCTAACCATACATGAAAAAGAATTCAGCATGAAGCTGCGTGGCTACGATGCGGAGGAAGTAGATACATTTCTGGACAGCGTAATCAAGGATTACGAACGTTTCTATGCGACGATCGCTGATCTGATGGATAAATGGCAAGAGCAGCAGCTGGAAATGCGGGAATTAAAGGCAGAAACCAAAACAGAGGTAATCCAGGTACCTGTTTCCCGAGGCATTGATCCAAAAGAATTGGAAGAGGTTATTCTGAGGCTTGAGACTAACGTCCGCCAGCTTAAAGATAAGCTTCCTCGCGTGGAAGAGTTTTTATAA
- a CDS encoding PRD domain-containing protein, protein MSLSREIEQFQVQRVIGNNVVMVQGSKNGKEYVIIGKGIGFAVKGSGVIEGNDARIEKLFRLEDREAWSQYQVLLEDIDPKVMKITDEIIADIQSQFPDKLNDKIYLALPSHIQFTIYRLRNGMDIINPFLQETKMSFPKEFEIAYKASEKINAEFQVQIPEDEIGFLTYHVYSAVNNVSVGQLVKASNIVNELLDMIQQERKITFEHGSMNHIRLMIHLRFSLERILKGSLIDNPFVKHIKKEYKEEYKLAQKLGKVMQRSLEVEIPEEELCFLAMHLHRLFQTLVKSN, encoded by the coding sequence ATGAGCTTGTCGCGAGAGATCGAGCAATTTCAAGTACAGCGTGTAATAGGGAATAACGTTGTAATGGTTCAGGGAAGCAAAAACGGGAAGGAATATGTCATCATTGGCAAAGGTATTGGATTTGCAGTGAAGGGTTCTGGTGTGATCGAAGGAAATGATGCTCGGATTGAGAAATTGTTTCGTCTAGAAGATCGCGAAGCCTGGAGCCAATATCAAGTTTTGCTGGAAGACATAGATCCCAAGGTTATGAAAATAACTGATGAGATAATTGCAGATATCCAAAGTCAATTTCCTGACAAGTTAAACGACAAGATTTATCTGGCACTCCCGAGCCACATACAGTTCACCATCTACCGTCTGCGCAACGGGATGGATATTATTAATCCGTTTTTGCAAGAAACCAAAATGTCATTTCCGAAGGAATTTGAGATCGCTTACAAGGCATCGGAGAAAATCAATGCTGAATTTCAAGTACAAATCCCCGAAGATGAGATTGGATTTCTTACTTATCATGTGTATTCGGCAGTTAATAATGTATCGGTTGGTCAGTTAGTCAAGGCCTCTAATATTGTCAATGAGCTTCTAGACATGATTCAGCAAGAACGAAAGATAACTTTTGAGCATGGCAGTATGAATCATATCCGATTAATGATCCACTTGCGTTTTTCGCTGGAACGTATTTTAAAAGGATCACTAATAGATAATCCCTTTGTGAAACATATTAAGAAAGAATACAAAGAGGAATACAAGCTGGCTCAAAAGCTCGGTAAAGTAATGCAAAGGTCGCTTGAAGTCGAAATCCCGGAAGAAGAACTATGTTTTCTAGCCATGCATTTGCACCGGTTATTTCAGACCTTAGTGAAATCAAATTAA